One Ostrea edulis chromosome 6, xbOstEdul1.1, whole genome shotgun sequence genomic window, GAATACTGAAGATGAGGTACCTGACACAGCAACACAACTCATTGTTCAGAATACTGAAGATGAGGTAACTGTTCCTAACACAGCAATACAACTCATTGTTCAGAATACTGAAGATGAGGTAACTGTTCCTAACACAGCAACACAACTCATTGTTCAGAATACTGAAGATGAGGTAACTGTTCCTAACACAGCAATACAACTCATTGTTCAGAATACTGAAGATGAGTTACCTAACACAGCAATACAACTCATTGTTCAGAATACTGAAGATGAGGTAACTGTTCCTAACTCAGCAACACAACTCATTGTTCAGAATACTGAAGATGAGGTACCTATCAGAATACTGAAGATGAGGTAACTGTTCCTAACACAGCAACACAACTCAAGGCTGAGGATATGAATGAAGGGTTGTTTGACGCAATGATACAGACATCTTCATTTGCAGATAGATGTTGATATGCTTTCagtattgaaatttaaaaaaaactcaaaAGGAGAGTCCAGACTAGACATGGTCAGTCCCGGCAAAATGTATAGACTTCTCAAATTCTACTGTTTATCTTTATTATGCATAAACTGTAGACATCAGAATATTATGCAAATGGCTTAATTTGGGGCTAGTAGGGGACATGTACTACTATATGCAATACTTACAGAAAGCTTATTTCATGTAACATCAAAGAACTGGAGtgtgtttttaaaatacttGCAATGTCTCGGACGGCAAAATGAAATGTTCACCGTGTAGATTGTACATATGAATGTACAAAGtggtatgttttcaatttcatgattttGCTGTGGTTATGAAGTTTTATGATGGAAAAAATAGTATGACTTTGATCCTAATCAATTTGATAATGACATGTTCATGAAATTTATGCAATAGACCAATAagattaaatgaatattaacaaAAATTGTTGAAACTATATGTATACATTATCAAATGTAGCGGTGTTTTTCATGCATAAACATTACTACAGAATTTAGGCATTTACCCCTTGCAAAAGTCCCCAAGATGATGTCAAACTTTCCAAAGAGATGAAGTgattaaagttttatttcaactttataaCGATTATTTTGATTGTGACCTACTATTGCATCAATAGCTTCTTGATGAGAGAAAATATTAGACAGTAACAGGatgttttcatcatttaatcaaacttttttttagaattctgtataattttgatttcatgACGAGCATGCCAATTGTCACATAATTTTAAAGTATTATGCGAAAAGGTTCTGAAAAAAGttatagttaaaaaaaataataatattattaagtaatttaaaaataatttttcaaatcatggatGAAAATTCCCAACCAAAGATGTCACTGattttttccaaatcaataaAGCATAGGGTAGCTTTTAAAATTGATGTGAAAAACACTGCATAGTactgatatttgaaaataaagatactCTGTAACAAGCAATCATCATCACTGGTCA contains:
- the LOC130046963 gene encoding uncharacterized protein LOC130046963, with product MLIFVCFIVQNTEDEVTVPNTATQLIVQNTEDEVTVPNTATQLIVQNTEDEVTVPNTATQLIVQNTEDEVTVPNTATQLIVQNTEDEVTVPNTTTQLIIQNTEDEVPDTATQLIVQNTEDEVTVPNTAIQLIVQNTEDEVTVPNTATQLIVQNTEDEVTVPNTAIQLIVQNTEDELPNTAIQLIVQNTEDEVTVPNSATQLIVQNTEDEVPIRILKMR